The genomic window GAGTGCTGAAAACCTGATGGAATCATTTCAGGAGGTGGGTTCTAGACTGTAAAACACCCTGTTGCTTTAGCTGGGGTCCCCTGTCTGTAAAAGATGCAAGCAAAAAAGAGGTGACATAACTTCACCATGTATATCTgtctatatatctatatatcaaTATATGTCTATATGTctatacatatgtacatacgCACACGCTTTTTTAAAGTAGTAATTGGAAAGTAATTGTTGTTAGGGTAAGATGACATTTGACAGCCTTACTGCAAGACAGAGGACTGAGCAGCCTGCTTCAAAGGAGAGATGGAGTCTGAGTCCCAGGTTAAACCTGATTCCATTCTCTCCCTGCATTTCAGCCAATACTCTGATGGGCTGTTCTAGACAACATTCATCCAGAGATGTGGCAAGGGGTGGCTGTCATATGGCAATGAATTAGAGGGTCAGCAGTTAGATTGCAAAGCTGATGTGGAAGGTTCTGTCCCCCGGTGGTTTTCCCATCCTTTCTACTACCTCACGCATAGTCCCTTGTAATGGTAGTTCCAGTGTCCTGATTTTAAGCTGGCTGTGGCACCTGGGAAAGAGGTGAATGGAAGTTGTGCAGTGGAACAGTTTCCTCTTCATCTGTACTAGGGTAGAGTTGCTTTAGCAGAAAAACATCTCCTTTCTCAAAGGCTGTATCACTTCCTACTCCAGATTGCAAATGACATGGAAAAAATCAGGGAAGTGCAGAGGACAGAATGCCCAGGCTCGTACCAGCATTCCAGGCTCAGTGCTCTGAAGGAAATCGTGGTGAGTAATGGTTGTAATTTTATCCGTATGGGAAAACTAGGGGATGGGTGCAGGCTGGGAATGTAcatggagggaagagaaaaaaggctggtggaagaggaggaagaggcattAAGTTCAGTTCACATGTGGCAATGCTGGCTCTGCCCCAATGTCTGCATCATCCTCAAGTACCTCAGTCCTAGGACAAGGCTACATTATCCTTATGCTCCAGTGTAGCAATGTCATTACCCactaaatcaaaaccaaaacaaacacattctACCTTAATATAAATCTATGCAGCATTCACAGATGCTTAACTTCAAAAGGCACTCTTTGCCAGCTGAAGGATCAAGCCATAtggaagctgctgctcccaAGGTCCCTAGGCTGGGAAATGGATTTTCCATTAGATGCTCTAATGCCATGACAGCAGAGACTTCGCATCCAAACTAACTGCCACACAAAGAATACTCTGAAGCAAAAATGTGCTCTTTAATTAATATAGCAACACCTTGGTGGGGCCAGATGGTCACCACTTCCTGGGAAGTGTCTCAGAAGTTGAAACTCTCAATCTGTACTTGGTTTGTGAAGCCAAGAGCAGAAGTTTCAAGTACACACTCCAGCTTTCACTGAGGAACCTGGCCCGAATGAAGGCTCATAAACTCAGTaacagggctgcaggcagggcagagcctggctgccACTGGATTTTCATGCAGGAACTACCTAAACTAcctaaaaaaaaaggtattttttagGTCACCTTTAATCCCATTTGTACTGAACATAAAACGGAACATAAAAGGTcggacagggctttgagcaacctgctctagtggaaggtgtccctgcctgtggcagggggttggaactggacgagtTTTAAGGTCCactccaacccaaactattttagGATTCTTTTTCCAACCCAATTCTTAGGTTTGCTCAGAAATTGCTGCTAATCTTGCACATCAGTATAAAAGCTTCTAAACCTCAGCATCAAACCCTTAGTTTGCATGTCTTAGACCTGTAGCATAGTCTGAACTATGTGGCCTTCTTATTTCTAGCTGCTTAATGACACTGAAAGCAAAGTAATGCTTTTTCCAGATGCAGCTTTTCCAATGTAACACATTGCTGGAGTTGCTACAGGAATCTTATGCAATGAAAGGGGAGGTGTCTGGAAACGGTCCACCCTGTGGAAAAACTTTTCCAATTATCTTCATCATTTCCTGGAGAAGCTGGTAGTGagcacaaacaaaaatacacctAGCTAAGGCACATCGGGGCAAACCAGAACATGGTCAGCCAGTGCATCCATCCAAAACACCTCAGGCTTTCAACTCTGAGGCAAGAACATACAGAAATACACTCAGATATGAGACCAGATCCAGCAGGATGTGACACAGGAACACAGTTTCCATTCAAACAGTACTAAGATACACAGAGAATGGTAACAGGGCAACTGTGCCACTCCGTAATGACCCTgtgatgcttttgctttcttgtctCTGCTCTCTTGGCCAACTGCTTAAGCTCACAGAGACGTTGCTTTGTGCAAGttcatgctgcttctcctgAGCTGCTGTCAAAATGTAGTGTTCAACAGCTGCTCGGTTGCACTCCAAGCTGCAGTGGTGGACCCACCAACAGATGTAAAGTTGGTCATGCACTTTGGGATGAAAAGGGCCATTATTAGTGTCAGTTACATTATACTGGATGATCAGATCCCTGAGCAGGTGGCAGAGAGATCATGTCGGGTCCGATTTATGTCATTCTAATCCTCCTCCCATGCAGACCACAGTATGAGCATTTAAGCATCTGACCAAGCTTTAAGATTCCATTATCAaagttatttcttctctttaaaagaagTATATGATGTGTGTGTCTACAGGAAAGTCTGATGGAAGAAGCCAGACGAAAGACAGCTTAAACCCACGAAGCCAAAAGGAACAACAGACCCAGCATGTCAAAGCTATCAAAATTCTCTTCCAAAACCCCTCAATTCTCTTCAAATGACCTTGGCTCTGATTGCTTTCTGTGAATAAATCCTCTGCGGTTGCATGTAAATAGTAGAAGATAATTGTTGTGTCGATTACTAGTTTGTATGTAAAAGAGAACACGTTCCAGTCCGGCGGTGGGGACTCAGCAGCAGAGGGTCTGCTTTGTGTCCTGCCATGAGAACTTGGACATGACAGCTTTGGTTTCACATACGCAGACAATGCCTGGCCAAGGGCTGTGTCTGATCTCACTGGTCTCTGGATAAAACAGTAATACAACATTACAATTGGGATGTAATTCCACTCGCGCTTCTGTAGTCCTTGTATGAAAGACCTTCATATGCTCTTTTTTTTACTGGTTCACTCATAAaaactacatttattttaaaaaggtatttacaAACTTTACAACagttaatacattttaaaaaccatgaaaattTATACACCTTGCTTTACAGACTTAGTGAATCAGATGTCATTTACCCAGAGAGATGCAGACTCCCTTTCCAAAGCTTAGCTCCTACTCTTTCTTCAGAGCCagtttaaaagctgtattttttgctgATTCAATTGCAGAGAActaaaagaaagagggaaaagaaaaccaag from Strigops habroptila isolate Jane chromosome 21, bStrHab1.2.pri, whole genome shotgun sequence includes these protein-coding regions:
- the GNRH1 gene encoding progonadoliberin-1, producing the protein MKSRKIFVSVLLFVLSVEICLAQHWSYGLQPGGKRSAENLMESFQEIANDMEKIREVQRTECPGSYQHSRLSALKEIVESLMEEARRKTA